From a single Cyclobacterium marinum DSM 745 genomic region:
- a CDS encoding Spy/CpxP family protein refolding chaperone has protein sequence MKKLFIVFLLTSLSIVGYGQRNNQVDKEKLEAARVAFITNRLSLSPDQAAKFWPLYNEYQEKRNAMTREMRQISKKGEEEITNAEAEELIEKRFKLQENLLVAEKNFTRKIASNLSAIHALKLEEINRDFTRHIYRMHRKQRESKSESSNN, from the coding sequence ATGAAAAAGCTATTTATTGTTTTCTTATTAACAAGTCTATCCATTGTTGGCTATGGCCAAAGAAACAATCAAGTGGACAAAGAAAAATTGGAGGCAGCAAGAGTGGCCTTTATTACCAACCGGCTTTCATTAAGCCCTGATCAAGCTGCAAAATTTTGGCCTTTATACAATGAGTACCAGGAAAAAAGAAATGCTATGACGCGTGAGATGCGTCAAATTTCAAAAAAAGGTGAAGAAGAAATAACCAATGCAGAAGCGGAAGAATTGATAGAAAAAAGATTTAAGCTTCAAGAAAATTTATTGGTTGCAGAGAAAAATTTCACAAGAAAAATTGCCTCTAATCTAAGTGCTATTCATGCCTTAAAGCTTGAAGAAATTAATAGGGATTTTACTAGGCATATCTATAGAATGCATCGCAAACAGCGAGAGTCCAAGTCCGAAAGCAGCAACAATTAG
- a CDS encoding RNA polymerase sigma factor → MEPKNDEELLDLINSPKTREKGFRILVETYQRNVYGIVRKMVIIHDDANDVVQNTFIKAFKNIHKFNQKSTLFTWIYRIAVNESLNFIEKKKRKMSSPIEDYHEKMENYVDQSPLVDGNEIEKKLQKAILKLPTKQRLIFNLRYFDELPYEEMSKITETSVGSLKAGYHHAVKKIEEYLSND, encoded by the coding sequence ATGGAGCCAAAAAACGATGAAGAACTTCTAGATTTGATTAATTCACCAAAAACCCGCGAAAAAGGGTTTCGTATATTGGTGGAAACATATCAGAGGAATGTTTATGGGATCGTAAGAAAAATGGTTATTATTCATGATGATGCCAATGATGTGGTTCAGAACACATTTATAAAGGCTTTTAAAAACATCCACAAGTTCAACCAAAAATCCACCTTATTTACCTGGATTTATAGGATTGCGGTAAATGAAAGCCTAAATTTTATTGAAAAGAAAAAAAGGAAGATGTCCTCACCCATTGAAGATTACCATGAGAAAATGGAAAATTACGTGGATCAATCCCCGCTAGTAGATGGTAACGAGATAGAAAAAAAACTTCAAAAAGCCATACTAAAATTACCTACTAAGCAAAGGTTGATATTTAACTTAAGGTATTTTGATGAATTGCCTTATGAAGAAATGAGTAAAATCACTGAAACGAGTGTAGGAAGTCTAAAGGCAGGATATCACCATGCTGTCAAAAAGATTGAAGAATACCTAAGCAATGATTAA
- the fmt gene encoding methionyl-tRNA formyltransferase, which produces MEKKDIRIIFMGTPEFAVAPLEALIQDNWNIVAVITAQDKLQGRGRKPRSSAVKECAVKHGIPVLQPANLKHPDFIETLKSYKADLQVVVAFRMLPEVVWSMPPMGTFNLHASLLPDYRGAAPINWAIINGETKTGVTTFFLKHEIDTGSILFQEEVPILSEDNLGDLYEKLMVKGAKLVVKTVNAIKSGKIEPQDQDENKAINHAPKIFKETGKIDWSKSAESINNLIRGLSPYPAAWCTINNKSCKIFKAEVVDDTKSNALPGTIKTDNKSYVHFQTGAGVLSILELQLEGKKKMGIGDFLRGNTLVS; this is translated from the coding sequence ATGGAAAAGAAAGACATAAGGATCATTTTCATGGGAACGCCTGAATTTGCAGTAGCTCCATTGGAAGCATTGATTCAAGACAATTGGAATATAGTAGCTGTCATCACTGCACAAGATAAGTTACAAGGAAGAGGCAGAAAACCAAGAAGCTCTGCAGTAAAAGAATGTGCAGTTAAACACGGTATTCCTGTTCTCCAACCCGCCAATTTAAAACATCCTGATTTTATTGAGACCTTGAAATCCTACAAAGCTGACTTGCAGGTAGTGGTCGCATTTAGGATGCTTCCTGAAGTGGTATGGTCAATGCCTCCAATGGGGACTTTCAATTTGCACGCCTCACTTTTACCTGATTATAGAGGAGCAGCACCTATCAATTGGGCCATTATCAATGGAGAGACTAAAACGGGAGTAACCACCTTTTTCCTTAAACATGAAATTGATACCGGTAGCATCTTATTTCAGGAAGAAGTCCCAATCCTTTCTGAAGATAATTTGGGGGATCTTTATGAAAAACTAATGGTCAAGGGGGCAAAGCTAGTAGTCAAAACAGTGAATGCCATAAAAAGCGGTAAAATTGAGCCTCAAGATCAAGATGAGAACAAGGCAATCAATCATGCTCCAAAAATCTTTAAGGAAACCGGCAAAATTGATTGGAGCAAATCTGCAGAATCTATAAACAACCTTATTCGTGGGCTATCGCCCTACCCTGCTGCTTGGTGTACCATTAATAACAAAAGTTGCAAAATTTTCAAGGCCGAAGTAGTGGATGACACTAAATCCAATGCACTACCCGGCACAATCAAAACAGACAATAAAAGTTACGTACACTTTCAAACAGGTGCAGGAGTCCTGTCTATTTTGGAATTACAATTGGAAGGGAAGAAAAAAATGGGAATTGGAGACTTTTTAAGGGGAAATACCCTTGTCAGTTAA
- the xseB gene encoding exodeoxyribonuclease VII small subunit: MKNKKDNLSYDEAISRLENLVNQLEDGEQSMDDLTKMVKEASSLVKICKHKLKMTAEEIRKAFDEE, encoded by the coding sequence ATGAAAAACAAGAAGGATAACTTAAGCTATGATGAGGCCATTTCTAGGTTAGAAAATTTGGTCAATCAGCTTGAAGATGGTGAGCAGAGCATGGATGACCTAACAAAGATGGTAAAGGAGGCCAGTAGTTTGGTTAAAATTTGTAAACATAAATTAAAGATGACTGCTGAAGAAATTAGAAAGGCTTTCGATGAAGAATAG
- the xseA gene encoding exodeoxyribonuclease VII large subunit, producing the protein MQQQAISLLSLNELIKRTLDSNLSPTYWVIAEIGELRAGVRGHAYLDLIEKVDGNILAKIRGNIWSYTYQSISRKFESVTGTSLQAGMNIMALVSVQFHELYGISLVIKDVDPNFTLGERARKRQEIIGRLTNEGLMDLNKQYVLPVVSQKIAIISSVTAAGYGDFINQLDQNSQEYKVHYRLFQAAMQGKDAIPQIIEAIHQIEEALIVEKFDLLVIIRGGGAQTDLDCFDDYELAKTIANSSLPIITGIGHERDESIADLVAHTKLKTPTAVASFILSGFREFEDRLHRNLVSIERNVQARLKAEESGLTDKTHLLFNIFQNKLNKNNLLLERYAQQAKRSAIYKVDKERIKNDHLALNLRKVVDRKVNKSEERIRQIEKTIDRLNPETLLLRGYTKTEKDGLPIRGQALGIGDELVTYTKLKKITSVINKLEENEKQEG; encoded by the coding sequence ATGCAGCAGCAAGCTATATCCCTACTTTCCTTAAACGAGCTGATCAAAAGAACTTTAGACAGTAACCTTTCTCCTACTTATTGGGTAATTGCAGAAATTGGAGAATTAAGGGCAGGAGTTAGAGGTCATGCCTATCTCGATTTAATAGAAAAAGTCGATGGCAATATACTTGCTAAAATACGAGGCAATATTTGGTCCTATACTTACCAATCAATATCAAGGAAATTTGAAAGTGTTACAGGTACCTCTCTTCAAGCAGGGATGAACATCATGGCTTTGGTTTCTGTTCAATTCCATGAATTGTATGGAATTAGTCTGGTAATCAAAGATGTGGATCCAAATTTTACTTTGGGAGAAAGGGCAAGAAAAAGGCAAGAGATCATAGGCAGGCTTACCAATGAAGGTTTAATGGACCTTAACAAACAATATGTATTACCGGTAGTAAGTCAGAAAATAGCCATAATAAGTTCTGTAACTGCTGCAGGCTATGGGGATTTTATCAACCAGCTGGATCAAAATTCTCAAGAATACAAAGTTCATTACCGTTTGTTTCAGGCAGCAATGCAAGGCAAAGATGCAATACCTCAAATAATTGAAGCCATTCATCAAATTGAAGAGGCATTGATCGTAGAAAAATTTGACCTATTGGTCATTATTAGGGGAGGTGGTGCACAGACTGATCTGGATTGTTTTGATGATTATGAACTTGCAAAAACCATAGCCAATTCAAGTTTACCCATTATTACAGGTATTGGGCATGAAAGAGATGAATCAATCGCAGACCTAGTAGCCCATACCAAATTGAAAACCCCTACTGCTGTAGCAAGTTTTATATTGTCCGGTTTTAGAGAGTTTGAAGATCGCTTGCATAGAAACCTAGTGAGCATTGAAAGAAATGTGCAGGCCAGATTAAAAGCCGAAGAATCAGGACTGACAGATAAAACACATTTATTGTTTAATATATTTCAAAATAAATTAAACAAAAATAATTTATTATTGGAAAGGTATGCTCAGCAAGCAAAAAGGAGTGCCATTTATAAAGTAGACAAGGAGCGAATAAAGAACGATCACTTGGCACTCAATTTACGAAAAGTAGTGGATAGGAAGGTAAACAAATCCGAAGAACGGATTAGACAAATAGAGAAAACCATTGACCGCCTTAATCCGGAAACGCTTTTGCTCAGGGGCTACACTAAAACAGAGAAAGATGGGTTGCCTATTCGGGGTCAAGCCTTAGGAATAGGTGATGAGCTAGTGACTTATACAAAATTGAAAAAAATAACTTCTGTTATTAATAAATTAGAGGAAAATGAAAAACAAGAAGGATAA